From a single Bacteroidota bacterium genomic region:
- a CDS encoding amidohydrolase family protein translates to MKIDVHAHILPQFMPNLKTKYGYGDEFIYLDHFEEGKAHMMKADGTFFRTIDELCWNPEKIIEHMDQHEVQIMALSPIPVLFYYWAEPKHTLEWAQYYNNYLSEIQQKYPDRLLGLATLPMQDIELAVQELIRCKNELGLKGVEIGTHIEHRNLDDEYYYPFYEAAEREGMAIFVHPWDMMGQDRMPKYFLPWLVGMPAETSLAICSFIFGGIFDKYPKLRVLFAHGGGCFPQTLGRISHAYHARPDLCNVHKISDPRTYLDKFYIDSLVHDDDTFKFLVQLFGANKIALGSDFPFPLGDLEHGKFIEQMKDLTPAQKEQVLNKTAKEWLGL, encoded by the coding sequence ATGAAAATAGACGTTCACGCCCATATTTTGCCACAGTTTATGCCCAATTTAAAAACTAAATATGGATATGGCGATGAATTTATTTACTTAGATCATTTTGAAGAAGGCAAAGCCCATATGATGAAAGCCGATGGTACTTTTTTCAGAACCATTGACGAATTATGTTGGAACCCGGAAAAAATAATTGAACACATGGATCAACATGAAGTGCAAATAATGGCACTTTCGCCCATACCTGTATTGTTTTATTATTGGGCAGAGCCTAAGCATACTTTAGAGTGGGCACAATACTATAATAATTACCTATCCGAAATTCAACAAAAGTACCCCGATAGATTATTAGGTTTAGCTACTTTACCTATGCAAGATATTGAATTAGCGGTGCAAGAATTAATACGTTGTAAAAACGAACTAGGTTTAAAAGGAGTAGAAATAGGAACTCATATAGAACACCGTAATTTAGATGATGAATACTATTATCCGTTTTACGAAGCAGCAGAAAGAGAAGGAATGGCCATATTCGTTCATCCTTGGGATATGATGGGACAAGACCGAATGCCAAAATACTTTTTACCTTGGTTAGTTGGTATGCCTGCCGAAACATCATTAGCTATTTGTAGTTTTATATTTGGTGGTATATTCGATAAGTATCCTAAATTAAGAGTTTTATTTGCACATGGGGGAGGATGCTTTCCTCAAACATTAGGGCGAATAAGTCATGCTTACCATGCCCGACCTGATTTGTGTAACGTACATAAAATAAGTGACCCCAGAACGTATTTAGATAAATTTTATATAGATAGCTTAGTACACGATGATGATACCTTTAAATTTTTAGTTCAATTATTTGGTGCCAATAAAATTGCCTTAGGCAGCGATTTTCCTTTCCCTTTGGGTGATTTAGAACATGGGAAATTTATTGAACAAATGAAAGATTTAACACCTGCACAAAAAGAACAAGTACTAAATAAAACGGCCAAAGAGTGGTTGGGTTTATAA
- a CDS encoding T9SS type A sorting domain-containing protein, producing MKKIITIIAGIAITLSANAQVIPNGDFENWTQTGSGFSLNNWQIFTAGVTRIASPISGSYMLQIGTAGLPTQLGTAFASTNRPTSIRFVSGFAKQLSTDFAVILVTMTKWNSTTSTRDTILSNPIIINVNTATGSSVALADQSINLTYRTNTTDNPDSARITIINALPSSGSSVGQNTTLIIDNIRFSEWGTSVQPVPVGTIDIGSVKVFPNPAKSIVNFTTENVLARTIAIYDITGRLIENINLQNKEAKLNVEDYSNGIYIYSICNENGQAVSSGKFSVSK from the coding sequence ATGAAAAAAATAATTACAATTATTGCGGGTATTGCAATCACTTTATCGGCTAACGCACAGGTTATTCCAAATGGCGATTTTGAAAATTGGACTCAAACTGGTTCAGGCTTTTCTTTAAACAATTGGCAAATATTTACTGCAGGTGTTACTAGGATTGCTTCTCCAATTAGTGGGTCGTACATGTTGCAAATAGGAACTGCTGGTTTACCAACTCAATTAGGAACTGCTTTTGCTTCAACAAACCGTCCTACTTCAATTCGTTTTGTTTCTGGTTTTGCTAAACAATTGTCAACTGATTTTGCTGTTATTTTAGTTACTATGACTAAATGGAACTCAACTACAAGTACCAGAGATACTATTTTAAGTAATCCTATTATAATTAACGTAAATACTGCAACTGGTAGTTCTGTTGCTCTTGCTGACCAATCTATTAACTTAACTTACCGTACTAATACAACTGACAATCCTGATAGTGCAAGAATAACTATTATAAATGCTTTACCTTCTTCGGGTTCATCGGTTGGACAAAACACTACTTTAATTATTGATAATATCCGTTTCAGCGAGTGGGGAACTTCTGTTCAACCTGTACCTGTTGGAACTATTGATATTGGAAGTGTTAAGGTATTCCCTAATCCTGCTAAATCAATTGTTAACTTTACAACTGAAAATGTATTGGCCAGAACAATTGCTATTTATGACATTACAGGACGTTTAATTGAAAACATAAACTTACAAAACAAGGAAGCTAAATTAAATGTAGAAGACTATAGCAATGGTATTTACATTTACAGCATTTGCAACGAAAACGGCCAAGCTGTTTCTTCTGGTAAATTCAGTGTAAGCAAGTAA
- the hutU gene encoding urocanate hydratase: protein MTKHTDLHAATGNTLSCKGWVQEAALRMLHNNLDPDVAERPDDLVVYGGIGKAARNWESFDLIVKALQDLEEDETLLIQSGKPVGILPTHKDAPRVLISNSMLVPKWANWETFHELDKKGLMMYGQMTAGSWIYIGSQGIVQGTYETFAEAARQHFNGTLKGTLTVTAGLGGMGGAQPLSVTMCDGVCLAAEMVEWRIKKRIETRYLDVMSRDIDQAIDMALKAKAEGKRLSIGVLCNVIDLLERLIERNITPDLLTDQTSAHDPLNGYYPEGIAEEVADHMRKTEPEKYTEKSLDTMAHHVKLMLELQKRGAITFDYGNNLRGQAKDQRGVQNAFDFPGFVPAYIRPLFCEGKGPFRWVALSGDPNDIYVTDQVMKDLFPENESLHRWLDMAQERIAFQGLPARICWIGQGDREKAALAFNELVKTGKVKGPIVIGRDHLDTGSVASPNRETEAMKDGSDAVADWPILNSLINTAGGASWVSIHHGGGVGMGYSIHAGMVIVADGTEDAARRLKRVLHNDPAMGVIRHADAGYDIAIDTARKHRLDIKERLKDKVDKPGY from the coding sequence ATGACTAAACATACAGATTTACATGCAGCAACCGGCAATACATTAAGTTGTAAAGGTTGGGTACAGGAGGCTGCATTGCGCATGCTTCATAATAATTTGGATCCAGATGTAGCTGAAAGGCCTGACGATTTGGTGGTATATGGCGGAATAGGCAAAGCGGCCCGTAATTGGGAAAGTTTTGATTTAATAGTTAAGGCTTTACAGGATTTGGAAGAGGATGAAACGCTTTTAATTCAAAGTGGTAAACCTGTTGGTATTTTACCTACGCATAAGGATGCTCCGCGTGTTTTAATTTCAAATTCTATGTTGGTTCCTAAGTGGGCTAACTGGGAAACTTTTCATGAGCTGGATAAAAAAGGACTGATGATGTACGGCCAAATGACTGCGGGAAGTTGGATTTATATCGGCTCGCAAGGTATAGTGCAGGGAACTTATGAAACTTTTGCTGAAGCTGCCCGCCAACACTTTAACGGTACTTTAAAAGGAACGTTAACGGTAACTGCCGGTTTAGGTGGTATGGGTGGTGCTCAACCACTTTCGGTTACTATGTGCGATGGTGTTTGCCTAGCTGCTGAAATGGTGGAATGGCGAATTAAAAAACGTATTGAAACACGTTACCTGGATGTAATGAGCCGTGATATTGACCAGGCTATTGATATGGCTTTAAAGGCCAAAGCGGAAGGTAAGCGTTTATCAATTGGCGTGCTTTGTAATGTTATTGATTTATTGGAACGTTTAATTGAACGTAATATAACACCTGATTTATTAACGGATCAAACTTCAGCTCACGACCCTTTAAACGGATATTATCCAGAAGGCATAGCTGAAGAGGTGGCTGACCATATGCGTAAAACGGAGCCTGAAAAGTATACTGAAAAATCGTTGGATACCATGGCTCACCATGTAAAATTGATGTTGGAACTGCAAAAGCGTGGTGCTATTACTTTTGATTATGGTAATAACTTGCGTGGACAAGCAAAAGACCAACGTGGTGTGCAAAACGCATTTGATTTCCCGGGTTTTGTACCTGCTTATATTCGCCCTTTATTTTGCGAAGGTAAAGGTCCTTTCCGTTGGGTAGCTTTAAGTGGCGACCCTAATGATATTTATGTAACGGATCAGGTAATGAAGGATTTGTTTCCTGAAAATGAATCGTTACACCGTTGGTTGGATATGGCCCAAGAGCGTATTGCTTTTCAAGGATTGCCTGCACGTATTTGCTGGATAGGCCAGGGCGATAGGGAAAAAGCAGCTTTGGCTTTTAATGAACTGGTAAAAACAGGTAAAGTAAAAGGCCCTATTGTAATTGGTCGTGACCACTTGGATACGGGTTCTGTAGCTAGTCCAAACCGTGAAACGGAAGCGATGAAGGATGGCAGTGATGCGGTAGCTGATTGGCCTATACTGAATTCATTGATTAATACGGCTGGTGGTGCCAGCTGGGTTTCTATTCACCATGGTGGTGGCGTTGGTATGGGTTATAGTATTCATGCAGGAATGGTTATAGTAGCTGATGGTACTGAAGATGCTGCACGCAGGTTAAAACGTGTATTGCATAACGACCCCGCTATGGGTGTTATTCGTCATGCTGATGCGGGTTATGATATAGCTATTGATACGGCCAGAAAACACCGTTTGGATATTAAGGAAAGATTGAAGGACAAAGTGGATAAACCTGGTTATTAA
- a CDS encoding outer membrane beta-barrel protein: MKKIITTVALTVALMFGAKAQQGEILGGVNLGYLLPMGKFGDAVDGGLGYGISGKYFLTDNLSAGINANYFSLALKSASSYSVSSTQFHLSGDYFFMTDEVRPYAGIDFGMTQYTFDFFGGEVKENYLSYGLGAGLMYFFNDNFAGNGMVRFNSINAEEASNYLSIGLGVTYKLH, from the coding sequence ATGAAAAAAATTATTACAACAGTAGCTTTGACCGTAGCATTAATGTTTGGAGCTAAAGCACAACAAGGAGAAATTTTAGGAGGTGTTAATTTAGGCTACTTGTTACCAATGGGTAAATTTGGTGATGCCGTAGATGGTGGTTTAGGTTATGGTATTTCGGGTAAATACTTCTTAACTGACAACTTATCTGCAGGTATTAATGCCAATTATTTTTCACTAGCCTTGAAATCGGCCTCTTCTTATTCGGTTAGTTCAACTCAATTCCATTTAAGTGGAGACTACTTTTTCATGACTGATGAAGTTAGACCCTATGCAGGAATTGATTTTGGTATGACTCAATATACATTTGATTTTTTTGGTGGTGAGGTTAAAGAAAATTACTTGAGTTATGGTCTTGGAGCAGGTTTAATGTACTTCTTTAACGATAATTTCGCTGGAAATGGTATGGTTAGATTTAATTCAATTAATGCAGAAGAAGCATCTAACTATCTTTCTATAGGTTTAGGAGTTACTTATAAACTTCATTAA
- a CDS encoding T9SS type A sorting domain-containing protein, which translates to MIKKITVLACLIYTTSIQSQTVKEVKGLRFYEHHSSDMTGTPFGNGANGSKSGYNFVSNQYYWSFDQNTFGAYANAEENNIDMVEHNGPFGTSGASFYLGFTSGISTIWGGSIKGNSTTKWHKLDNGLTIYNAATANTDISSKYNSTRATLAIAEVKTDEVYIGRIRQSNLYVMLKCTKVQIPAGPPSGGNDNVYFEFDYKYTANANAVPEVKEETYTVYPNPANNSIVVTGNTAIKQVTVTDMTGKEVAIQVIANNTISTAEWKEGLYIVSFKNQEGTILHKQKIQIVH; encoded by the coding sequence ATGATAAAAAAAATTACAGTATTAGCTTGCCTTATTTACACTACCAGTATTCAATCACAAACCGTTAAAGAAGTAAAAGGATTACGTTTTTACGAACACCATAGTTCAGACATGACAGGTACACCCTTTGGAAATGGTGCCAATGGTTCAAAATCAGGATACAATTTTGTAAGTAACCAATACTATTGGAGCTTCGATCAAAATACATTTGGCGCTTATGCCAATGCTGAAGAAAATAATATAGACATGGTAGAACACAATGGCCCATTTGGAACCAGTGGTGCTTCTTTTTATTTAGGTTTTACTTCAGGTATAAGTACCATATGGGGCGGTTCCATTAAAGGCAATAGCACTACAAAATGGCATAAACTAGATAATGGATTAACCATATACAATGCAGCCACTGCCAATACCGATATAAGCAGTAAATATAATTCAACTAGAGCTACCTTAGCCATTGCCGAGGTGAAAACAGACGAAGTATATATTGGCAGAATAAGACAAAGCAATCTATACGTTATGTTAAAGTGTACCAAAGTACAAATACCTGCAGGTCCGCCAAGCGGAGGTAATGATAATGTATATTTTGAGTTTGATTACAAATACACCGCTAATGCCAATGCGGTACCCGAAGTAAAAGAAGAAACATACACCGTATATCCAAATCCTGCCAATAATAGTATAGTAGTTACAGGCAACACAGCAATAAAACAAGTAACTGTAACTGATATGACAGGGAAAGAAGTAGCTATACAAGTCATAGCTAACAATACCATCAGTACAGCAGAATGGAAAGAAGGTTTATACATTGTATCATTTAAAAACCAGGAAGGAACAATATTACACAAACAGAAAATTCAGATTGTACATTAA